One Drosophila santomea strain STO CAGO 1482 chromosome X, Prin_Dsan_1.1, whole genome shotgun sequence DNA segment encodes these proteins:
- the LOC120456354 gene encoding rho GTPase-activating protein 190 isoform X3 → MRQFNISVIGLSGTEKDRGQVGVGKSCLCNRFMRPMADDYFIDHISVLSQSDFSGRIVNNDHFLYWGDVRKTTEEGVEYQFNIIEQTEFMDDSTFQAFKVGKMDPYSKRCTATKVFSAEKLMYICKNQLGIEKEYEQKVMPDGRLSIDGFVVVFDVSPVPNRSVEKQVEFVQNVIATILKNKKPLVLVTTKNDDAYELYVREAEKISQRKDYKSTVQLIETSAHESINIDLAFLLLAQMIDKVKNRVKIISYQESAKSRKELLDTRSEAVTRLIRNQITDYHVLWSQGSKMLSQYREWNEFLNIFGHEAGQKLFRRHMKKLRDDHLNKKLHQYLDKFALALEYLLPDIGALNISDDDAWECARNYLQNHIEFEQYFFECPQASWTELVDMDEAEDEARIPFDVLETSEAETVFRNYLNSVQQDKKKIGWKQQFKMLLEESGFVTPGKQLSEVRVLFMGRECFEALSEHDCQQIYDIHQDDIIEKSKQNFVELLLEHAQYFLQFKNVDNITQEDVRQITDVIQEDSRYKMLDRLDQERRLMLVQHLRFIHCPIRDHCPFFYNCVDSLIEEVLSDKSASNHKTPSGGGWKSSGSGSDRTLNLLIVGSEHLASDLLNDIRICTGSKGEYIYENQTYYLNYRIANGDMEAFKAIDVYSSGLICVYSNQQSFETLKDNLERTLLCNLELEDKFENLPIVLVYQPQDLKENEVEYLRNEGMRLSEMLHCDFIDHTQNHQKYVYDILNIVILSLKLTEMKSYEPYPSNHTDLRILCCIFCGDQYDIENIVQPLVEESTLVKANEHSIIIDVFIGDAKRRVEFILSSYHGTSQYRDELIHGYIYFYSAKRRSSLANLSILAAQNANIPLQIIAVTESGGVNAFFNSDICQYLITEGNAVADRFKGSFMTFSADQYVKFAFYNPFLKTAWDNKYEVENLHVEESITLDSGEGTLENSVNQMPRPPPRHESYMLSNTLGTDGSGSENYEMAPTRSLNSLNEERDISLDEIYDDNEKPKHLHQKWLEDKSDGRRNMNKNLIWNNFSGSTHAYTTGRRHIDSNLNKIRPKGPSQTLKVGEAPSRNCPAMSSSTFTLPTQQPGKLNMKNFQLVSDAVAKMNFTGSGSGSGSGSGSGSTGLGLGLGSGSGCMGDSYLEPGDKDGKRYDHAQLDGEDEDSEELAEYEQIYENEDCTESDSCASSTERRVRQQNAYYKASKKPVAAKKQKKKKVAIPVQTPRVPPFGSYVSPPEIPLHYQRMAIGGGGPGEKKKPEPCVPEFMKSDKSPEYSMVPELAGAGIFGAENLPEYNMNQAKCLKDFEKLEKRRIKEETARQRKLQEKEKEQEKKLKRKLKQNAKGLVESVEAQFGKLMITSEQGEIPIFLNKCVEFIEKEGLDSEGIYRVPGSRAHVDMLFQRFEEDTNTEIDALDIPVNAVATALKDFFSKRLPPLFSKDIIKELEEIAGSRGVGNSKLNVEVKTDRSCRLIALKSLLQKLPPINFAILKYIFQHFVHVSDNSKLNSMDSKNLAICWWPTLIPIDFTDMGHFEQLRPYLEDIVQTMIDQFPYLFCGKDAFVMV, encoded by the exons ATGCGTCAGTTTAACATCTCGGTCATTGGACTATCCGGGACCGAAAAGGACCGCGGCCAGGTGGGAGTGGGCAAGTCATGCCTGTGCAACAGATTCATGCGCCCGATGGCCGACGACTACTTCATCGATCACATATCAGTGCTTAGCCAGAGCGACTTTAGTGGCCGGATCGTAAACAATGACCACTTCCTCTACTGGGGCGATGTGCGCAAGACGACGGAGGAGGGCGTCGAGTACCAGTTTAATATCATCGAGCAGACGGAGTTCATGGACGACTCCACATTCCAGGCCTTTAAGGTGGGAAAGATGGATCCATACTCGAAGCGCTGCACGGCCACCAAGGTGTTCTCCGCGGAGAAgcttatgtacatatgcaagAATCAGTTGGGCATTGAGAAGGAGTACGAACAGAAGGTCATGCCCGATGGCCGGCTCAGTATCGATGGCTTTGTGGTCGTCTTCGATGTGAGTCCAGTGCCCAATCGCAGTGTGGAGAAGCAGGTGGAGTTCGTGCAGAATGTGATCGCCACCATACTGAAGAACAAGAAACCCCTGGTGCTGGTGACCACAAAGAACGACGACGCCTATGAGTTGTACGTTCGTGAGGCGGAGAAGATTAGCCAGCGAAAGGATTACAAGAGCACCGTGCAGCTAATTGAGACGTCGGCCCACGAGAGCATCAACATCGATTTGGCCTTCCTCCTGCTCGCCCAGATGATCGACAAGGTTAAGAATCGGGTCAAGATCATCTCGTACCAGGAGTCGGCCAAGTCGCGCAAAGAACTGCTGGACACACGATCCGAGGCGGTGACGCGACTAATTCGCAACCAGATTACCGACTATCATGTCCTGTGGTCGCAGGGCTCCAAGATGCTGTCGCAATACCGCGAGTGGAACGAGTTCCTCAACATATTTGGTCACGAGGCTGGCCAGAAACTATTCCGGCGGCACATGAAAAAGCTGCGCGACGATCATCTAAACAAGAAACTGCATCAGTACTTGGACAAGTTTGCCCTGGCCCTGGAGTACCTGCTGCCGGACATTGGGGCATTAAATATCAGCGATGACGATGCTTGGGAGTGCGCCAGGAACTATCTGCAGAATCACATCGAGTTCGAGCAGTACTTCTTCGAGTGCCCGCAGGCCTCGTGGACGGAGCTGGTGGACATGGACGAGGCGGAGGATGAGGCCCGCATTCCCTTCGATGTGCTGGAGACTTCCGAGGCAGAGACTGTCTTCCGTAACTACTTAAACTCGGTGCAGCAGGACAAGAAGAAAATTGG ATGGAAGCAGCAGTTCAAGATGCTACTTGAGGAGTCGGGCTTTGTGACGCCCGGCAAGCAGCTGTCCGAGGTGCGCGTCCTGTTCATGGGACGCGAATGCTTTGAGGCGCTTTCGGAGCATGATTGCCAGCAGATCTACGACATCCACCAGGACGACATCATCGAGAAGAGCAAACAGAATTTTGTGGAGCTACTGCTGGAACACGCTCAATATTTTCTACAGTTCAAGAACGTTGACAACATCACGCAGGAAGATGTGCGCCAGATCACCGATGTCATACAGGAGGATTCACGCTACAAGATGCTCGATCGCTTGGACCAGGAGCGGCGATTGATGCTTGTCCAGCACCTGCGCTTCATCCACTGCCCCATCCGCGATCACTGCCCCTTCTTCTACAACTGTGTGGATAGCCTGATTGAGGAGGTGCTATCCGACAAGTCGGCCAGCAACCACAAGACGCCCAGCGGCGGCGGCTGGAAGAGTTCCGGCAGCGGCAGTGACCGCACGCTCAATCTGCTGATCGTGGGCTCCGAGCACCTGGCCAGCGATCTGCTCAACGACATCCGCATCTGCACCGGGAGCAAGGGCGAGTACATCTACGAGAACCAGACGTATTATCTCAATTATCGCATCGCCAACGGTGACATGGAGGCCTTCAAGGCCATAGATGTCTACTCGAGTG GTCTTATTTGCGTGTATTCCAACCAGCAATCTTTTGAGACGCTCAAGGACAACTTGGAGCGCACGCTGCTGTGCAACCTGGAGCTGGAGGACAAGTTCGAGAACCTGCCGATCGTGCTGGTCTACCAGCCACAGGATCTCAAGGAGAACGAGGTGGAATACTTGCGTAACGAGGGCATGCGTCTGTCGGAGATGCTGCATTGCGACTTCATCGATCATACGCAGAATCACCAGAAGTACGTCTATGACATACTCAACATAGTCATCCTGTCGCTGAAGCTGACTGAGATGAAGAGCTACGAGCCGTATCCCTCCAATCACACCGACCTGCGCATCCTGTGCTGCATCTTCTGTGGCGATCAGTACGACATCGAGAACATTGTCCAGCCGCTGGTGGAGGAATCGACGCTGGTCAAAGCCAACGAACACTCCATCATTATCGACGTCTTTATTGGCGATGCCAAGCGACGGGTCGAGTTTATCCTTTCCTCATATCATGGCACTAGCCAGTACCGCGATGAACTAATCCATGGCTACATTTACTTTTACTCGGCCAAGCGTCGATCATCGTTGGCAAATCTAAG CATCCTGGCAGCACAGAATGCCAACATTCCATTGCAGATTATCGCGGTGACCGAGAGCGGAGGCGTTAATGCCTTCTTCAACAGCGATATTTGCCAGTATCTGATCACCGAGGGCAATGCGGTGGCCGATCGCTTCAAGGGCAGCTTCATGACCTTCTCGGCGGATCAGTATGTCAAGT TTGCGTTCTATAATCCATTCCTGAAGACGGCATGGGACAACAAGTACGAGGTGGAGAACCTGCATGTGGAGGAGTCAATTACTTTGGATTCGGGCGAGGGCACGCTGGAGAACTCGGTTAACCAGATGCCACGCCCGCCGCCGCGCCACGAGAGCTATATGCTGTCCAATACGCTGGGAACCGATGGTTCCGGCAGTGAAAACTACGAAATGGCTCCAACCCGATCTCTCAACTCATTAAATG AAGAAAGAGATATATCATTAGATGAAATCTACGATGACAACGAAAAGCCGAAGCACCTGCATCAAA AGTGGCTGGAGGACAAGAGCGATGGGCGGCGCAACATGAACAAGAACTTGATATGGAACAACTTCAGCGGTTCCACACATGCCTACACCACCGGCCGACGGCACATCGACTCCAATCTGAACAAAATCCGCCCAAAGGGACCCAGTCAAACGCTCAAAGTGGGCGAGGCGCCCAGTCGCAATTGCCCGGCCATGAGCTCCTCCACCTTCACCCTGCCCACCCAGCAGCCGGGCAAGCTGAACATGAAGAACTTCCAGCTGGTCAGCGATGCGGTGGCCAAGATGAATTTCACCGGCTCCGGTTCGGGCTCCGGATCCGGTTCGGGTTCGGGCAGCACTGGACTGGGCCTGGGTCTGGGCTCCGGCAGTGGCTGCATGGGGGATTCGTATCTGGAGCCGGGCGACAAGGACGGCAAGCGGTACGATCATGCCCAGTTGGATGGCGAGGATGAGGATTCCGAGGAGCTCGCCGAGTACGAGCAGATCTACGAAAATGAAG ACTGCACCGAATCCGACAGCTGTGCCAGTTCCACGGAGCGACGGGTGCGCCAGCAGAATGCCTACTACAAGGCCAGCAAGAAGCCGGTGGCCGCCaaaaagcagaagaaaaagaaggTGGCCATTCCGGTGCAGACGCCGCGTGTTCCTCCGTTCGGCTCCTATGTGAGTCCGCCGGAGATTCCGCTGCACTACCAGCGCATGGCCATTGGCGGCGGCGGGCCAGGTGAGAAAA AGAAACCAGAGCCTTGCGTTCCGGAGTTCATGAAGAGCGACAAGTCACCAGAG TATTCCATGGTGCCAGAGCTGGCGGGTGCCGGCATCTTCGGTGCAGAGAATTTGCCCGAGTACAACATGAACCAGGCCAAATGCTTGAAGGACTTTGAGAAGCTGGAGAAGCGGCGCATCAAGGAGGAAACGGCCAGGCAGCGCAAGCTccaggagaaggagaaggagcaggagaagaagCTCAAGCGCAAACTCAAGCAGAATGCCAAGGGCCTGGTTGAATCCGTGGAGGCGCAATTTGGCAAGTTGATGATTACCTCCGAACAGGGCGAGATACCCATCTTCCTCAACAAGTGCGTCGAGTTTATCGAGAAGGAGGGCCTGGACTCCGAGGGCATTTATAGGGTGCCCGGAAGTAGAGCGCATGTCGACATGCTGTTCCAACGCTTCGAAGAGG ATACCAATACTGAGATTGATGCGCTGGACATTCCCGTCAATGCCGTGGCCACGGCACTGAAGGACTTCTTCTCCAAGCGCCTGCCTCCGCTGTTCAGCAAGGACATCAtcaaggagctggaggagattgCCG GTTCCCGTGGTGTGGGCAATTCCAAGCTGAATGTTGAGGTCAAAACGGACCGGAGTTGCCGCTTGATAGCTTTAAAATCGCTGCTCCAGAAGCTGCCGCCCATCAACTTTGCCATACTCAAATACATATTCCAGCACTTTGTGCA CGTATCGGACAACTCGAAGCTGAATAGCATGGACAGCAAGAACTTGGCCATCTGCTGGTGGCCCACACTCATACCCATCGACTTCACCGACATGGGCCACTTCGAGCAGCTGCGTCCGTATCTAGAGGACATTGTCCAGACAATGATTGACCAGTTCCCGTATCTGTTCTGCGGCAAGGACGCTTTTGTCATGGTCTAG